The DNA sequence CTTTATACTTTTGAGTCAGAGACAAGATAGAGAGAAAACTATGGAGACCGGGCGGCAACGTTTTCCGTTGTAGCACTGTGGGGTAGGCACTTCTTGAGGAAGTTTTTACCAGTCAAGTCTTTCGGCTGCAATTCGTTCGGCTTTGTAGAAAAATCTTTAAGGAGATGCGAAGACTTTACGTTAGAGAGTTTTCATGAGAAGGTGGTGAAGTTTTCAGTTGGAGCACCATGGGGTAGGTGCCGCTTGAGGAATTTTTTACCAGCCGGGTCGTTcgggtgcgtttggttcggctttcgaaaaaaatctttaaagagaTGCAAAGACTTTATGTTAAAGGATTTTCATGAGAGGCACTCATTTTCATAATTACGGTAGTTGCTAAGAAGTTGTGTCAAGTAatcttgaaaaattttatgatagttgcctcattattattattcaaattATTGTCGAATTAATTGAATCAGTGATATGAGGCcttaattataaatattcatAAGTGAGAGGATTCATCCTataaaaacaagttaaaagaaCCAACGGGTGAGTGGAACAAGTTATAGTCCATATAGTATAGATGCGGTTGTACAGTGTAGCTATGATGTGCTTTAATAGTGCCACGAAGTATTGTAACTTTTTTGTTTAGTACATGCACTAAAGCTGTAGAACTTCGAAGGTCAATTGAAAATTGGTACCATAGCTTGAAGACATGCTAAAAGGGATGGGATAGCTTCGTGTCACCTTCTTGCTTGGCTGGTGGGACAGAGCAAGAACTTTGTCGTTAATGGAAAGTatcaattatcaataaaattattaaaaaaaatcttaaattcattataaaatggtcaattcaatctaaaaaaatattaaactataatttaaaattttaaacatgcCTTTCCATGCACGCCACTAAAATTGTAATTTTAGAAATGCGCAATAAGGGAATTTTTAACTTTATGTGCAATCATGTAACAAAAACTTGTAAACCCACTGTTCTCTtatataaactttttgcaatggTTAAAAATTCTCACAACTTATCATAGTCCTAAAATCAAcagctatgaaaaattatttctgaacttttatttttgtgcgCAATGTAAGCacttatgttttcttttataaacttttttgtaggaattaaaaattctcttttgggaATACATATACGAATATAAATTCTCatacatttatttttagaaatgcgCGATAAGGAAATTTTTAActagattttttcctttccaccaaaaaaaaaaaaaactaattttttccttttatgaaatttttgtgaTTATTAGAATTTATCGTCACCCTtagcttcttgttttttcttttttttgtgggtaaAAATCGTAGCTCTTAGTTCAACAGCTATAAGTGATGCGATTTCATTCActttattattttgttgataattaATCATAGTAATAAAACCATGATGATTCTTATCATTATCGATGAAACTCATTGTATAATTCTCTTCTTAAAGGTGAGAAGTACCGTGTAATAAAACTAAAGCTCATAAAAAGAGATTTGAGAACAAAGTAGAATTTTTGCGTGCCATAGATCTTTGATCATTCATCTACTTAGAACATacacacacatcaatttaaTTACCAtgaatatattatttttgtcCATCGTTCAGAGATTGATTACCAAATATCGCATACGAATCAGAGattttttctctctcgctcgcaCGTAAACAGTcgatttaactttttttttttttttggtaaggacagTCGATTTAACTTTTACTTTCTGTAGTTTACTGATGAGGAAGAATGCGGCTGGAGGATTCATCACAGTCAAAGAAAGACCCAAGTGATATTGCCGCTGCATTACAGAACGCTTTGATCCTTACAGAAcggagttttttcttctttttttgggtcagatttCAGTATGGAGTAAACCGAccattgatttctcaaatttgTGCAACCTATGAAACACAACCATTGCAGCTCGATAAGGATAGACACATCTAAAGATGACATTCTCATAAACCACAGCACCACACACTGATAACAACTGAAAGAAAAAgcgtaattcacgaccatacGACTACAACTGGAATAAGTGGACTCGCCGAAATACCACgcaaatggaaataaaatagataaagcCATTAATAGAAAAACAGCAGAAGCAGTTATCTTGAAATGGATCATCATGCAGATGGTTCCTTCTCACTGAAGAATATGTCTGTGAACACCTTCTTGGAGTGCAAAGAAGCATTCAACAGCTTTATGGCCTACAAACCAGATAACAACAGAATCAGAAGCTTTCACTGAACATTTCGCAGCCATGGGTAATGAATTGTCATGGTGCTAAAATATCATAGAGAATTAAGTCCTCAAATTCGATTTAGTAACAATCCAGACCTTATCAGCTATCTTTAACTAAGAAACTAGCAAGTCGTGAAGATTTGTTTAGAAAAAGTGCTGATGCACACTACTCCTTAACTATGAATTATCATCCTTGTCATGAAGAAGTGATTTTAGCCAACAATggatcttgttctttttctaaaCCCAAGCCCTTTTTTGTGTCGGGGTAGGATAtcactaaaccttttgcaatgtTAGCAGCGTGGCTGTAACAGAAGAGAGACTCGTAGCGCAAGTTGGAATGCATAAATCTGACATATAGTCAATGGCGACACTACTACCATCCATATCCCAGCAATGGCTCACTGAAATCTCTTAACTATCATTAGAAATGCTCTAACTAACAACATCACTTCTATGTGTTATTCAATGATCCTCCAATTTTCACTAACATCGCTCCTATGTGTTATTCAATGATCCTTCAATTTTCACTAACATCTACATGAATAAAAGGCTTAATATGTCCTGGAGCATGACGAAAAAGCAACTAATAATTTTAAGCCTGGaaacgaaaaaaacaaaaaaaaagatataggaTATTAGAAAGGGGTTGCAGGCCTTACCTCATCCATCCCAAAATCTACCACCTTCTCTTCAAGATCCCCAAGTTCCTGCACATTGAACTTGTTGATGAGAGTAACACAAGAAATGGTGGACATAGGCTTCACGACCAGATCATCCATCACCATGTATGTCATAACCCCTTTCACATAACCACCCTCACTGCCAGATGTCTCGGACGAGGATGACACAGCTGGCCCAACAACCCATGAAAGTTTGGTACTCATATTGTTACGGCAATATGGGCATTTTGCCGTGGGGGCATTAGTGAAATTGTTACTACATCTTGAAGGGCACCCGTAGTAGTCAGTTGGCGCGGAAGCTGAAGCTTCAGGTAATAACAAGGGAAGCTCCGGACCACTGCTCGGTAACTTGGGCCTCAACAGAGTCTCTTTCTGGTtagtttttaaatatatttcacTGAGATTCTCAATACTCTTGTAGACGTTGCCTAAGCTAGCAGCTGGGCCTCCACCGCTAAGGAAACTAATAACAGTTCCAACTGGTAAAGCCaaacaatggaaaaggaaatccacAAAGTCCTTTCCAGCTTCAGCAAAGAGAACCGTGTGGCTTCTCCGGTCAACAAGAAGCTTCAAGCTCATCTTAGTCGCTGCCATGGCTGTTTTTGTTCTTGACCTGTCAAGAGAATTAGACCAATCTGAAAAATAGCCTTCCTTCCTATGTTACTGAGATAAAAGCCAAATTAAATCTCAACGTGCTTGGttgttttttgccattttatAACACTTGCGCTTGAGTTTGTAATGTTACACTGTTGTAATATCAGCTTCTCAAAtctcataaaatgaaaaatgtctacAGGTTCTCATGGCTGGGACTAGGCCTTGCAGGCACCGGAGTTACCCAGACCATCATGCATCTATTTGGCAGTCACCCCTCTAAAGCTTTGATCGATGTCGATCGTACCGGACCATAAAAAAactatcaaatcaagcaatcggGAGGCGGTGTCCACAGAAACCGAGAGAAAATCAAGAACTACTCAAAGATTTGTCTCTTTTGTTGGATAAGCAGATGCGCAAGAGTTTCACGAACCAACATGTCCGTGATACAGCCGACTCCTGTTGGGGAAAATACGAACCCTTGCTCTACAATGATGCGAGTAACGAAAAGGCGAGAGCAAGTCTACTTCAGTTTCGCACTAACCAGGAGAAAATCGTCAAACTGGGCTTCTCAATTATGGCTTCGACCCTGCAAGTGCAAGAGCTGCTTCCTTCCCGGGTCATGGTCAACAGACGGAGAGCTTTGCCTTTCTTATAGTGGAGTTTGGGACAAGGCCGGGGCCCGGGGCTTTTGGAAAAGGCAccagctttttttcttttgggtcagaGGAAATTATTAACACAGGTTCTTCGGGGAGAATTTTTTTAGCTGGAGCACCTTCTTGAGGAAGTTTTCGCAGTGGGGTCTTCTCCTGACAAATATTCGATGTGACTTGATCGCAGGTAGAGCTGGGAGCATGCATATATACGAGGGTGATCGCTTCCCAACAGTTAGGAATGGAGAGGACGGTTCTCGAATTGGAAACTGGACCAATGCCCTGAAACGTTATCCG is a window from the Rhodamnia argentea isolate NSW1041297 chromosome 8, ASM2092103v1, whole genome shotgun sequence genome containing:
- the LOC125316123 gene encoding uncharacterized protein LOC125316123 isoform X2, encoding MSTKLSWVVGPAVSSSSETSGSEGGYVKGVMTYMVMDDLVVKPMSTISCVTLINKFNVQELGDLEEKVVDFGMDEDILSLLFM
- the LOC125316123 gene encoding uncharacterized protein LOC125316123 isoform X1; this translates as MSTKLSWVVGPAVSSSSETSGSEGGYVKGVMTYMVMDDLVVKPMSTISCVTLINKFNVQELGDLEEKVVDFGMDEAIKLLNASLHSKKVFTDIFFSEKEPSA